In a genomic window of Curtobacterium sp. MCBD17_035:
- the recQ gene encoding DNA helicase RecQ, giving the protein MSSPSSVRAPGVSGARDASSARSAPLEVLQRVWGYDAFRGQQAAIIDQVVGGGDALVLMPTGGGKSLCYQVPALVRDGVGVVVSPLIALMQDQVDALAANGVRAAFLNSTQTPDERARVERDLVDGRVDLLYLAPERLRLESTRALLDRAAISLFAIDEAHCVAQWGHDFRPDYLELSVLHERWPSVPRIALTATATPQTHREISARLGLDDAAHFVADFDRPNIQYRIEPKAAALQQLLKFITTEHAGDAGIVYCLSRASVERTAAALVERGVPALPYHAGLDAGVRARNQATFLREDGVVMVATIAFGMGIDKPDVRFVAHLDLPKSLEGYYQETGRAGRDGLPSTAWLAYGLNDVVQQRRMIDQSEGDAAHRRRLSMHLDAMLALCETVECRRVRLLAYFGQESTPCGNCDTCIAPPEAWDGTVPAQKLLSTVVRLDRERGQRYGAGHIVDILVGKQSPRVQELRHESLATFGIGQDLSEGEWRGVVRQLLAQGFVGVSGDGYGTLVLTPTSADVLAGRVQVRLRREQPRPVRATRRRAAPTDLPSEATGLFEALRAWRSTRAREQGVPAYVVFGDATLRGIAATRPATLEQLAQISGVGAAKLEAYGQGVLEVVANAA; this is encoded by the coding sequence ATGAGCAGTCCCTCGTCCGTCCGCGCGCCCGGGGTCTCCGGTGCGCGAGACGCGTCGAGTGCGCGGTCGGCGCCGCTCGAGGTCCTGCAGCGCGTCTGGGGGTACGACGCCTTCCGCGGGCAGCAGGCGGCGATCATCGACCAGGTGGTCGGTGGCGGCGACGCGCTCGTGCTCATGCCGACCGGCGGCGGCAAGTCGCTGTGCTACCAGGTGCCCGCCCTCGTGCGCGACGGCGTCGGCGTCGTCGTGTCCCCGCTCATCGCGCTCATGCAGGACCAGGTCGACGCCCTCGCCGCGAACGGCGTGCGCGCGGCGTTCCTCAACTCCACGCAGACGCCCGACGAACGTGCCCGGGTCGAACGCGACCTCGTGGACGGTCGGGTCGACCTGCTCTACCTGGCGCCCGAGCGACTCCGGCTCGAGTCGACGCGGGCGTTGCTCGACCGCGCGGCGATCAGCCTCTTCGCCATCGACGAAGCCCACTGTGTCGCCCAGTGGGGGCACGACTTCCGGCCGGATTACCTCGAACTCAGCGTCCTGCACGAACGGTGGCCGAGCGTGCCCCGGATCGCGCTCACGGCCACCGCGACGCCGCAGACGCACCGCGAGATCTCCGCCCGGCTCGGCCTCGACGACGCCGCGCACTTCGTGGCGGACTTCGACCGCCCGAACATCCAGTACCGGATCGAGCCCAAGGCAGCCGCGTTGCAGCAGTTGCTCAAGTTCATCACCACCGAGCACGCCGGGGACGCCGGCATCGTCTACTGCCTGTCCCGGGCGTCGGTGGAGCGGACCGCCGCCGCGCTCGTGGAACGCGGGGTGCCGGCGCTGCCGTACCACGCCGGACTCGACGCCGGGGTGCGCGCCCGGAACCAGGCGACGTTCCTGCGCGAGGACGGCGTCGTCATGGTCGCGACGATCGCGTTCGGCATGGGCATCGACAAGCCCGACGTCCGGTTCGTGGCCCACCTCGACCTGCCCAAGTCGCTCGAGGGCTACTACCAGGAGACCGGCCGTGCCGGACGTGACGGCCTGCCGTCGACCGCGTGGCTGGCGTACGGACTCAACGACGTGGTGCAGCAGCGTCGGATGATCGACCAGTCCGAGGGCGACGCCGCCCACCGCCGACGGCTCAGCATGCACCTCGACGCCATGCTCGCCCTCTGCGAGACGGTCGAGTGCCGCCGCGTGCGACTCCTGGCGTACTTCGGGCAGGAGTCCACGCCGTGCGGCAACTGCGACACGTGCATCGCCCCGCCCGAGGCCTGGGACGGCACCGTGCCCGCGCAGAAGCTCCTGTCCACCGTGGTCCGGCTCGACCGTGAGCGCGGCCAGCGGTACGGCGCGGGGCACATCGTCGACATCCTGGTCGGCAAGCAGTCGCCGCGGGTGCAGGAGCTGCGCCACGAGTCCCTCGCGACCTTCGGGATCGGGCAGGACCTGTCCGAGGGCGAGTGGCGCGGCGTCGTGCGGCAGCTCCTGGCGCAGGGGTTCGTCGGTGTCTCGGGCGACGGGTACGGCACCCTCGTGCTCACCCCGACGAGCGCCGACGTCCTGGCCGGGCGTGTCCAGGTCCGGCTCCGGCGCGAACAGCCCCGTCCCGTGCGGGCGACCCGGCGTCGGGCGGCGCCCACGGACCTCCCGAGCGAGGCCACCGGCCTGTTCGAGGCCCTGCGCGCGTGGCGGAGCACCCGCGCGCGAGAACAGGGCGTGCCGGCGTACGTCGTGTTCGGCGACGCCACCCTGCGCGGTATCGCGGCGACGCGACCGGCGACGCTCGAGCAGCTCGCGCAGATCAGCGGCGTCGGGGCCGCGAAGCTCGAGGCCTACGGCCAGGGTGTGCTCGAGGTCGTGGCGAACGCAGCCTGA
- a CDS encoding GNAT family N-acetyltransferase has protein sequence MSALDGIQVRPGTAIEADACVDLWLAALTDRDGEDQGAPVRERARSKFALPGAELLVATRTGDCGAGSEIVGFAVTSDRGDAVVGLELFATRPDARGLGVGRALLERVLAEAEASGAVLVELESRVTNARAIAVYEAAGFRPEGDPVPHPLGGDPVVRYALPVVGA, from the coding sequence GTGAGCGCGCTGGACGGCATCCAGGTCCGGCCCGGCACCGCGATCGAGGCGGACGCGTGCGTCGACCTCTGGTTGGCGGCGCTCACCGACCGCGACGGCGAGGACCAGGGCGCGCCCGTGCGGGAACGCGCCCGGTCCAAGTTCGCCCTGCCGGGGGCGGAGCTCCTCGTCGCGACCCGCACCGGTGACTGCGGCGCCGGGTCGGAGATCGTCGGCTTCGCGGTGACGAGTGACCGGGGCGACGCGGTGGTCGGGCTCGAGCTGTTCGCCACGCGGCCGGACGCCAGGGGTCTGGGCGTCGGACGGGCCCTGCTCGAGCGCGTCCTCGCCGAGGCCGAGGCCAGCGGCGCGGTGCTCGTCGAGCTCGAGAGCCGGGTGACCAACGCCCGGGCCATCGCGGTGTACGAGGCAGCGGGGTTCCGGCCGGAGGGCGACCCCGTGCCGCATCCACTCGGCGGCGACCCCGTCGTCCGGTACGCGTTGCCGGTCGTCGGGGCCTGA
- a CDS encoding CPBP family intramembrane glutamic endopeptidase → MSVPYHRLFRVHSRWRWWRPLVALAVFLGFYLVSQVLIAIGFFVPILARSGVSGLQRFAHEIQHDALSSTDPLVLGLTLASLVLLLPAIMAAVRIAGLGTWGQLSSVRFRVRWGWMARCLLPLLVLAVLTVGIQGWSMFHTPGAGFLTFGTRQLGHQTVSSTTLIVTVVMVVVLVPFQAAAEEYIFRGFLMQTIGSWVRNPIPAVLVSTICFALLHLPNGYDVWGIVDVGSFGAIAAILAWRTGGLESGILAHALNNVVIFLLQAPGWSRLDTTSSDGSAGGAIVTIVTMGIYALLVDLLARRSRLDRRRPGAEGPRFRGRTPIWSSTVEPGWEAVPTTADVLPTSDASVIAHTGTDREDRVGGRP, encoded by the coding sequence GTGAGCGTCCCCTACCACCGCCTGTTCCGCGTCCACTCGCGCTGGCGGTGGTGGCGACCCCTGGTGGCGCTGGCCGTGTTCCTCGGGTTCTACCTCGTCAGCCAGGTGCTCATCGCGATCGGGTTCTTCGTGCCGATCCTGGCGCGATCGGGTGTGTCGGGCCTCCAGCGGTTCGCGCACGAGATCCAGCACGACGCGCTGTCGTCGACGGATCCGCTCGTGCTCGGGCTGACGCTCGCCTCCCTCGTGTTGCTGTTGCCGGCGATCATGGCGGCGGTCCGGATCGCCGGGCTCGGAACGTGGGGTCAGCTGTCCTCGGTGCGGTTCCGCGTGCGCTGGGGGTGGATGGCGCGCTGTCTGCTCCCGCTCCTCGTGCTCGCGGTCCTCACGGTCGGCATCCAGGGCTGGTCGATGTTCCACACGCCCGGCGCCGGCTTCCTCACCTTCGGCACACGGCAGCTCGGGCACCAGACGGTGTCCTCGACGACGCTCATCGTGACCGTGGTCATGGTCGTCGTGCTCGTGCCGTTCCAGGCCGCGGCCGAGGAGTACATCTTCCGCGGGTTCCTCATGCAGACGATCGGCTCGTGGGTGCGGAACCCGATCCCGGCCGTCCTCGTGTCGACGATCTGCTTCGCCCTGCTGCACCTGCCGAACGGGTACGACGTGTGGGGGATCGTCGACGTGGGGTCGTTCGGCGCCATCGCGGCGATCCTCGCCTGGCGGACGGGTGGCCTCGAGTCGGGGATCCTCGCCCACGCGCTCAACAACGTGGTCATCTTCCTGCTGCAGGCCCCGGGGTGGTCGCGGCTCGACACCACGTCCTCCGACGGCTCGGCCGGTGGCGCGATCGTCACCATCGTCACCATGGGGATCTACGCGCTGCTCGTCGACCTGCTCGCGCGGCGGTCGCGGCTCGACCGTCGACGCCCGGGCGCGGAGGGTCCGCGGTTCCGCGGGCGGACGCCGATCTGGAGCAGCACCGTCGAGCCCGGTTGGGAGGCCGTGCCCACCACCGCGGACGTCCTCCCCACCTCGGACGCGAGCGTGATCGCCCACACCGGGACGGACCGGGAGGACCGTGTCGGCGGACGCCCGTAG
- a CDS encoding 2-dehydropantoate 2-reductase N-terminal domain-containing protein, with amino-acid sequence MRYVIIGAGSIGGALAARLARHSPNPPVLVARGARAAALRDRGIRLRTPDEDVTVPVAVVEAPDEAALRDDDVLVLTTKTQQADEALRTWADAPVHDVGGTVIGTAGDLLPVSTALNGVESERIALRYFERVYGVCVWLPAVSLDPAEVVVSIAPTIGILTIGAYPARPVDDDPVVAAFAADFRASGVDVYPEADVMGWKYQKLLSNLANGLQALLGPDGASWRDLASALREEALGVYAAAGVQAVSDATEKARRGDTFRSRPVPGVEHELGGSSWQSLVRGSGSIETDYLNGEIALLARSAGTHAPRNALVQHLARVAARDHLQPGAVTPDEIRSRFATLAAGVAA; translated from the coding sequence GTGCGTTACGTCATCATCGGGGCCGGATCGATCGGCGGCGCCCTGGCGGCCCGCCTCGCCCGCCACAGCCCGAACCCGCCCGTCCTCGTCGCCCGCGGGGCCCGGGCCGCGGCCCTGCGCGACCGCGGGATCCGGCTGCGGACACCCGACGAGGACGTCACCGTCCCGGTCGCGGTCGTCGAGGCCCCGGACGAGGCCGCGCTTCGCGACGACGACGTGCTCGTCCTGACGACGAAGACGCAGCAGGCGGACGAGGCGCTCCGGACCTGGGCGGACGCGCCCGTGCACGACGTCGGCGGCACGGTCATCGGTACCGCGGGCGACCTGCTCCCCGTCTCCACCGCACTCAACGGCGTCGAGTCCGAACGCATCGCCCTCCGGTACTTCGAACGCGTGTACGGCGTCTGCGTCTGGCTCCCCGCGGTGAGCCTCGACCCCGCAGAGGTCGTCGTGAGCATCGCGCCGACGATCGGCATCCTCACCATCGGCGCGTACCCGGCCCGCCCGGTCGACGACGACCCGGTCGTGGCGGCGTTCGCGGCGGACTTCCGCGCGAGCGGCGTCGACGTGTACCCGGAGGCCGACGTGATGGGGTGGAAGTACCAGAAGCTGCTGTCGAACCTGGCGAACGGCCTCCAGGCCCTGCTCGGTCCGGACGGGGCGTCCTGGCGGGACCTCGCGTCGGCGCTCCGCGAGGAAGCCCTCGGGGTCTACGCCGCCGCCGGTGTCCAGGCGGTGTCCGACGCGACCGAGAAGGCCCGACGGGGCGACACGTTCCGCTCCCGCCCCGTCCCGGGCGTCGAGCACGAACTCGGCGGGTCGTCCTGGCAATCGCTCGTGCGCGGGTCCGGCTCGATCGAGACCGACTACCTCAACGGCGAGATCGCGCTGCTCGCGCGGTCGGCCGGCACGCACGCACCGCGGAACGCGCTCGTGCAGCACCTGGCACGCGTCGCCGCCCGCGACCACCTCCAGCCCGGAGCCGTCACACCCGACGAGATCCGCAGCCGGTTCGCGACACTGGCGGCGGGGGTGGCGGCGTGA